The proteins below come from a single Rosa rugosa chromosome 2, drRosRugo1.1, whole genome shotgun sequence genomic window:
- the LOC133733969 gene encoding uncharacterized protein LOC133733969 — protein sequence MENGQKKSSSGDTFSFPSTPVRDQDFEFGCYTPDSASSDPCKDSPADHLFFNGKLLPHAFPFQPNNNGMLLVVDHSRRTSRTNSISSKDSLSLMSSRSNSTNSRSSTSSCSSSARTSSSDNSERKLMHHHHYSRTTPFRSSDRYKTGGGAQLYGSSQRWQFITPVPTLSRDTSVKKKVEIAAAGKGKPNKAKKKRKVKTVVVRRRRLCRRFFRWLVSACIKCHAMEPSKKSDVVDHVKDGNHVKLQ from the coding sequence ATGGAAAACGGCCAGAAAAAGAGCTCCTCCGGCGACACATTCTCCTTCCCGAGCACACCGGTCCGCGACCAAGACTTCGAATTCGGCTGCTACACACCCGACTCTGCCTCCAGTGACCCCTGCAAGGACTCCCCAGCAGACCATTTGTTCTTCAATGGCAAACTCCTACCTCATGCCTTCCCTTTTCAACCAAACAATAATGGCATGCTACTTGTCGTTGATCACTCTCGTCGCACAAGCCGAACGAACAGCATTAGCAGCAAGGACTCGCTTTCGCTCATGTCCTCAAGAAGCAATAGCACTAACAGTAGAAGCAGCACTAGCAGTTGCAGCAGCAGCGCAAGGACAAGTTCAAGTGACAATTCTGAGAGGAAGTTGATGCATCATCATCACTACAGCAGAACGACACCGTTTAGATCATCGGACAGATACAAAACCGGAGGTGGTGCACAACTTTATGGATCTTCTCAGAGATGGCAATTCATAACACCTGTGCCGACTTTAAGCCGGGACACTTCAGTTAAGAAGAAAGTGGAGATTGCTGCAGCTGGGAAAGGAAAACCCAACAaagcaaagaagaaaaggaaggtgAAGACGGTTGTGGTCCGGCGCCGGAGGCTCTGCCGGAGGTTTTTCCGATGGCTGGTTTCGGCCTGCATAAAGTGTCACGCAATGGAGCCATCCAAGAAAAGTGATGTTGTTGATCATGTAAAAGATGGGAATCATGTGAAGCTACAATGA
- the LOC133732084 gene encoding protein RICE SALT SENSITIVE 3-like isoform X2, with product MGFAEEELQIVFQTLMEKILSENPSAKCPFNYIIMEKGGLMGKVASDKCHKWVFKEPTECEPNISNYWQSSFDALPPEWTDQFESGIQTIAVIQAGHGLLQLGSCKIIPEDLHFVLRMRHTFESLGYQSGFYLSQLFASNRNNSNSSVPVLPLKQSPIPIRPPPPLFNWAQRPLPPASSMQLPSPNFQNSAAARLGYPHQPNKDESTHMFLLPHSAETQMGDHHMMGGEQHENDIKWPNGLSFFSALTGRSEDAKLLFNPENLGNKAAEEDPNSEASNNPNHEFLSLDCHPDSSNARKMNMENKYKRSFTLPARMTSSSSTSVDHHHQHQNVYNRNSEAGMYSDVMETFLE from the exons ATGGGTTTTGCCGAGGAAGAGTTGCAGATTGTCTTCCAGACATTGATGGAGAAGATCCTGTCAGAAAATCCTTCAGCAAAATGTCCATTCAACTATATAATTATGGAGAAGGGTGg GTTGATGGGGAAGGTTGCATCTGATAAGTGccacaaatgggtcttcaaagAACCAACAGAGTGCGAACCAAACATCTCCAACTACTGGCAAAGTTCATTTGATGCT CTTCCTCCTGAATGGACTGATCAGTTCGAGTCAGGAATTCAG ACAATTGCTGTAATTCAAGCTGGCCATGGACTTCTGCAATTGGGTTCCTGCAAAATT ATACCTGAAGACCTTCATTTTGTGCTAAGAATGAGGCACACCTTTGAATCTCTAGGCTACCAATCTGGTTTCTACCTATCTCAGCTTTTTGCTTCAAACAGAAACAATTCAAATTCCTCTGTTCCAGTACTTCCTTTGAAGCAATCCCCCATTCCAATTCGACCTCCTCCTCCTTTGTTCAATTGGGCTCAAAGGCCACTCCCACCTGCATCATCTATGCAGCTGCCTTCACCCAATTTTCAAAACTCCGCTGCAGCCAGACTAGGGTATCCTCACCAACCCAACAAAGACGAAAGCACCCATATGTTTTTGCTGCCTCATTCGGCTGAAACCCAAATGGGAGATCACCACATGATGGGAGGAGAACAGCATGAAAATGACATCAAGTGGCCAAATGGGCTGTCTTTCTTCAGTGCCCTCACTGGACGAAGTGAGGATGCAAAGCTTTTGTTCAACCCGGAGAACTTAGGAAACAAAGCAGCAGAGGAAGATCCGAATTCAGAAGCTTCCAACAATCCCAATCACGAGTTCTTGAGCTTGGATTGCCATCCGGATAGTAGTAATGCAAGGAAGATGAACATGGAAAATAAGTACAAGAGGAGCTTCACTTTGCCTGCAAGAATGACCTCATCATCTTCAACTTCAGTTGATCATCACCACCAGCACCAGAACGTGTACAATCGGAATTCTGAAGCCGGTATGTACTCTGATGTCATGGAGACCTTCTTAGAGTGA
- the LOC133732084 gene encoding protein RICE SALT SENSITIVE 3-like isoform X1 gives MVGSGGSTTDRSKEAIGMMALHEALRTVCLNSDWTYSVFWTIRPRPRVRGGNGCKVGDDNGSLMLMWEDGFCRGRVADCLPDIDGEDPVRKSFSKMSIQLYNYGEGLMGKVASDKCHKWVFKEPTECEPNISNYWQSSFDALPPEWTDQFESGIQTIAVIQAGHGLLQLGSCKIIPEDLHFVLRMRHTFESLGYQSGFYLSQLFASNRNNSNSSVPVLPLKQSPIPIRPPPPLFNWAQRPLPPASSMQLPSPNFQNSAAARLGYPHQPNKDESTHMFLLPHSAETQMGDHHMMGGEQHENDIKWPNGLSFFSALTGRSEDAKLLFNPENLGNKAAEEDPNSEASNNPNHEFLSLDCHPDSSNARKMNMENKYKRSFTLPARMTSSSSTSVDHHHQHQNVYNRNSEAGMYSDVMETFLE, from the exons atggtggGCTCAGGAGGATCAACAACAGATAGGAGCAAAGAAGCAATTGGGATGATGGCCCTTCACGAGGCCCTCAGAACCGTCTGTCTTAACTCAGACTGGACTTACTCTGTCTTCTGGACCATCCGTCCCCGCCC GAGAGTCAGGGGTGGTAATGGCTGCAAGGTTGGGGATGATAATGGTAGCTT GATGTTGATGTGGGAAGATGGGTTTTGCCGAGGAAGAGTTGCAGATTGTCTTCCAGACATTGATGGAGAAGATCCTGTCAGAAAATCCTTCAGCAAAATGTCCATTCAACTATATAATTATGGAGAAGG GTTGATGGGGAAGGTTGCATCTGATAAGTGccacaaatgggtcttcaaagAACCAACAGAGTGCGAACCAAACATCTCCAACTACTGGCAAAGTTCATTTGATGCT CTTCCTCCTGAATGGACTGATCAGTTCGAGTCAGGAATTCAG ACAATTGCTGTAATTCAAGCTGGCCATGGACTTCTGCAATTGGGTTCCTGCAAAATT ATACCTGAAGACCTTCATTTTGTGCTAAGAATGAGGCACACCTTTGAATCTCTAGGCTACCAATCTGGTTTCTACCTATCTCAGCTTTTTGCTTCAAACAGAAACAATTCAAATTCCTCTGTTCCAGTACTTCCTTTGAAGCAATCCCCCATTCCAATTCGACCTCCTCCTCCTTTGTTCAATTGGGCTCAAAGGCCACTCCCACCTGCATCATCTATGCAGCTGCCTTCACCCAATTTTCAAAACTCCGCTGCAGCCAGACTAGGGTATCCTCACCAACCCAACAAAGACGAAAGCACCCATATGTTTTTGCTGCCTCATTCGGCTGAAACCCAAATGGGAGATCACCACATGATGGGAGGAGAACAGCATGAAAATGACATCAAGTGGCCAAATGGGCTGTCTTTCTTCAGTGCCCTCACTGGACGAAGTGAGGATGCAAAGCTTTTGTTCAACCCGGAGAACTTAGGAAACAAAGCAGCAGAGGAAGATCCGAATTCAGAAGCTTCCAACAATCCCAATCACGAGTTCTTGAGCTTGGATTGCCATCCGGATAGTAGTAATGCAAGGAAGATGAACATGGAAAATAAGTACAAGAGGAGCTTCACTTTGCCTGCAAGAATGACCTCATCATCTTCAACTTCAGTTGATCATCACCACCAGCACCAGAACGTGTACAATCGGAATTCTGAAGCCGGTATGTACTCTGATGTCATGGAGACCTTCTTAGAGTGA